A window of the Ostrea edulis chromosome 1, xbOstEdul1.1, whole genome shotgun sequence genome harbors these coding sequences:
- the LOC125683255 gene encoding short transient receptor potential channel 7-like isoform X1 → MFSFGEIQTFKRHRGGQDRYRLHEHESPSPSRSNDVSDSMPYKSHKDKKSLSRLNLAGEKSSSSKGPLSDLEEEFIFAAEFGDIPTVKRLLEEHPNFNVDFNDILGRTPLRLAVGNEHLEVVELLLDRSNAASIHEALLQAISAGHEQIAETILKHPKYRDVRRENKRFGETDYFFNTTSEDSPFSSDITPLILAAERNQFEIVQLLLLRGETIRKPHHYYCNCQECSNKLVFDQLRLAKTRLNAYRGLASSAYISLSSNDPILTAFELARELRCVAKVEKYYKSEYSALADQLSEYVVRLLDKVRGHDELEKLLNKRKREANDETYEQLSRLKLAIHYSEKKFVAHPSCQQKLVSIWYNDLRSMERSNWFFRSLMVLGVTSMYPLLAILYWFAPHSKVGRFLTYPCIKFIGHAMSFVTFLVMILISSAEGTTDLSRLSSFPGPYMHYLWYKNHSRLTLPEDFVVRTCRPELIQIGLSLWIIGMLWQEIKQVFSEGLYDYFDSLYNYLDVAVLTLYLSSFTLKYVCIWKVNVALKYFEARDPWEKLLRSDQTAAKQMYWIIADRFYWDSLDPHNIAEGLFAIANVISFTRVSYILPANEMFGPMQISIARMMTDIMKFLAIFLVILIAFMVGLHNLYWYYPKQVREKVEFMKNNITVRAEEAFGIPDKTVRTVFWSLFGRGDATIVELDEFNHIFTQYVGYWIFGAYNWCSVIVLLNMLIAMMSRSFEIIQEDSDTEWKFARSKLYMDYIKSGATLPIPFNMIPSPKSVWKLCSRIGKCFCKSETGDLRPHPGRIKDVELYANSPTATSSGWDSSQTSYQANGIKRFRERMQTTNGFVRSDSEPNLFEEKLTYKRVMKRIVKRYIFDMQRENDNNDDFDEIKQDISSFRYEILNHLQSREQEGRQCREKMDVMEQKMNHLMKQQTLLLNSLKTTISVDINQNGGNPNDVRRNSDNIDNILGLTAPPLSESAYSSLEEPSGEDEFIQQLSQSRNQYLEDIPEEEGTSHRDSRLKVRLRSDSQDTNTSPRLSRQQSLDDENYSTEDVIVNVMDENDVKGSFDAKL, encoded by the exons CATCTCGGAGCAATGATGTGAGCGACAGCATGCCATACAAATCACACAAGGACAAGAAGTCCCTATCTCGTCTGAACTTGGCCGGCGAAAAGTCCAGCAGCAGTAAAGGTCCG CTCTCAGACCTTGAAGAGGAATTTATTTTTGCGGCGGAGTTTGGTGACATTCCGACAGTAAAGCGGCTCTTAGAAGAACACCCAAACTTCAATGTAGATTTCAACGACATTCTTGGGCGCACTCCGCTTCGTTTGGCGGTTGGCAATGAACACTTGGAG GTTGTGGAATTGCTACTTGATCGGTCAAATGCTGCCAGCATTCACGAGGCGCTTTTACAGGCCATTAGTGCCGGTCACGAACAAATTGCAGAAACAATATTAAAGCATCCAAAATACAGAGACGTCAGGCGGGAGAACAAGCGCTTTGGGGAGACGGATTACTTCTTTAATACAACCAGTGAGGACTCCCCTTTCTCCTCTGACATCACACCTTTAATTCTCGCCGCCGAGAGGAATCAGTTTGAGATTGTTCAGCTTTTGTTATTACGGGGGGAAACCATTAGGAAGCCCCACCACTACTATTGTAACTGCCAAGAATGTAGTAATAAGCTTGTCTTTGACCAGCTGCGATTAGCCAAAACTCGACTGAATGCGTACAGGGGGCTAGCCAGTAGTGCTTACATATCGCTATCTAGTAACGACCCCATACTGACAGCATTCGAACTCGCTAGAGAGCTTAGATGTGTTgcaaaagttgaaaaatattacaag AGTGAGTATTCAGCCTTAGCTGACCAGTTAAGTGAGTACGTGGTCCGGCTTCTGGATAAGGTCAGGGGTCATGATGAACTCGAAAAACTTCTGAATAAGAGGAAACGTGAGGCTAACGATGAAACATATGAGCAATTATCCAGACTGAAGTTGGCAATCCACTATAGTGAAAAGAAA TTTGTGGCCCATCCTAGTTGCCAACAGAAATTAGTCAGTATCTGGTATAACGATCTAAGGTCTATGGAGCGATCTAACTGGTTCTTCCGGTCACTTATGGTCCTCGGGGTCACCTCTATGTACCCTTTGCTAGCCATTCTCTACTGGTTCGCTCCACATTCTAAG gtaGGGCGTTTTCTAACGTATCCTTGCATCAAATTCATCGGTCACGCCATGTCCTTTGTCACCTTCCTGGTCATGATCCTGATTTCCAGTGCGGAGGGAACGACGGACCTCAGCCGTTTATCGTCGTTCCCAGGTCCCTATATGCACTACCTCTGGTATAAAAACCACAGCCGCTTAACACTACCTGAAGATTTCGTCGTCCGCACGTGTCGACCGGAACTCATACAGATTGGGCTTAGTTTATGGATAATAG GTATGCTTTGGCAGGAGATAAAACAAGTGTTCAGTGAGGGACTGTATGACTACTTTGATTCTCTGTATAATTACTTGGACGTCGCCGTGCTCACGCTTTACTTGTCGTCATTCACCTTGAAGTATGTCTGCATATGGAAG GTAAATGTAGCTTTGAAATACTTTGAGGCTCGTGATCCGTGGGAGAAGTTGTTAAGGAGTGATCAAACAGCTGCGAAACAGATGTACTGGATTATAGCAG ATAGATTTTACTGGGACTCTTTAGATCCCCACAACATAGCGGAAGGATTGTTTGCCATCGCAAATGTTATCAGTTTCACCCGAGTCTCTTACATCTTACCAGCCAATGAAATGTTCGGTCCCATGCAAATCTCTATAGCGCGAATGATGACG GACATTATGAAATTTTTAGCTATTTTTCTGGTGATTCTGATTGCCTTTATGGTGGGTCTACACAACCTTTACTGGTACTACCCAAAACAAGTTCGAGAGAAAGTAGAGTTTATGAAAAACAACATCACGGTGCGTGCAGAGGAAGCCTTTGGAAT ACCGGATAAGACGGTTCGGACAGTATTCTGGTCCCTGTTTGGGCGAGGGGACGCAACCATTGTAGAGTTGGATGAATTTAATCATATATTTACTCAGTATGTTGGATACTGGATATTTGGCGCCTACAACTGGTGCAGtgtcattgtactgttaaaCATGCTGATTGCAATGATGTCCAGGTCATTCGAAATCATCCAG GAAGACTCGGACACAGAATGGAAGTTTGCCCGCAGTAAGTTGTACATGGACTACATTAAGTCAGGTGCTACGTTACCCATTCCCTTCAACATGATTCCCTCTCCAAAGTCTGTATGGAAACTGTGTTCTCGAATAGGTAAATGTTTCTGTAAGAGTGAGACAGGGGATCTGAGACCACACCCGGGGCGGATCAAAGATGTGGAACTCTACGCCAACAGTCCAACAGCAACG TCATCTGGCTGGGATAGTTCTCAGACCTCGTACCAAGCAAATGGTATAAAGAGATTCCGGGAAAGAATGCAGACAACCAATGGTTTTGTAAGAAGTGACTCAGAGCCAAACTTGTTCGAGGAAAAGCTAACTTACAAG AGAGTTATGAAGAGGATTGTAAAACGGTATATATTTGACATGCAGAGAGAAAACGATAACAATGACG ATTTCGACGAAATAAAACAGGATATATCCAGCTTCCGATACgaaattttaaatcatttacaatctAGAGAGCAGGAAGGTAGACAATGCCGTGAAAAGATGGATGTGATGGAGCAGAAAATGAATCACCTAATGAAACAACAAACATTGCTGCTCAACAGTCTTAAAACAACAATCAGTGTAGACATTAATCAAAACGGTGGAAATCCTAATGACGTTAGAAGAAACAGTGATAACATTGATAACATATTAGGTTTGACAGCTCCCCCATTGTCAGAAAGTGCTTATTCTTCTTTAGAAGAACCATCAGGTGAGGATGAGTTCATCCAACAACTGTCTCAATCTAGAAACCAGTATTTAGAGGACATCCCGGAAGAGGAAGGGACGTCCCACCGGGACAGTCGTCTGAAGGTCAGATTGCGCTCTGACAGTCAGGACACTAATACGTCACCACGATTGTCACGTCAGCAATCTCTGGATGACGAAAACTACTCTACAGAAGATGTAATCGTTAATGTAATGGATGAAAATGACGTCAAAGGTTCTTTTGATGCGAAGCTGTGA
- the LOC125683255 gene encoding short transient receptor potential channel 7-like isoform X2: MMDSNLRTRNFYRAGRGFIIAKRISASRSNDVSDSMPYKSHKDKKSLSRLNLAGEKSSSSKGPLSDLEEEFIFAAEFGDIPTVKRLLEEHPNFNVDFNDILGRTPLRLAVGNEHLEVVELLLDRSNAASIHEALLQAISAGHEQIAETILKHPKYRDVRRENKRFGETDYFFNTTSEDSPFSSDITPLILAAERNQFEIVQLLLLRGETIRKPHHYYCNCQECSNKLVFDQLRLAKTRLNAYRGLASSAYISLSSNDPILTAFELARELRCVAKVEKYYKSEYSALADQLSEYVVRLLDKVRGHDELEKLLNKRKREANDETYEQLSRLKLAIHYSEKKFVAHPSCQQKLVSIWYNDLRSMERSNWFFRSLMVLGVTSMYPLLAILYWFAPHSKVGRFLTYPCIKFIGHAMSFVTFLVMILISSAEGTTDLSRLSSFPGPYMHYLWYKNHSRLTLPEDFVVRTCRPELIQIGLSLWIIGMLWQEIKQVFSEGLYDYFDSLYNYLDVAVLTLYLSSFTLKYVCIWKVNVALKYFEARDPWEKLLRSDQTAAKQMYWIIADRFYWDSLDPHNIAEGLFAIANVISFTRVSYILPANEMFGPMQISIARMMTDIMKFLAIFLVILIAFMVGLHNLYWYYPKQVREKVEFMKNNITVRAEEAFGIPDKTVRTVFWSLFGRGDATIVELDEFNHIFTQYVGYWIFGAYNWCSVIVLLNMLIAMMSRSFEIIQEDSDTEWKFARSKLYMDYIKSGATLPIPFNMIPSPKSVWKLCSRIGKCFCKSETGDLRPHPGRIKDVELYANSPTATSSGWDSSQTSYQANGIKRFRERMQTTNGFVRSDSEPNLFEEKLTYKRVMKRIVKRYIFDMQRENDNNDDFDEIKQDISSFRYEILNHLQSREQEGRQCREKMDVMEQKMNHLMKQQTLLLNSLKTTISVDINQNGGNPNDVRRNSDNIDNILGLTAPPLSESAYSSLEEPSGEDEFIQQLSQSRNQYLEDIPEEEGTSHRDSRLKVRLRSDSQDTNTSPRLSRQQSLDDENYSTEDVIVNVMDENDVKGSFDAKL, encoded by the exons CATCTCGGAGCAATGATGTGAGCGACAGCATGCCATACAAATCACACAAGGACAAGAAGTCCCTATCTCGTCTGAACTTGGCCGGCGAAAAGTCCAGCAGCAGTAAAGGTCCG CTCTCAGACCTTGAAGAGGAATTTATTTTTGCGGCGGAGTTTGGTGACATTCCGACAGTAAAGCGGCTCTTAGAAGAACACCCAAACTTCAATGTAGATTTCAACGACATTCTTGGGCGCACTCCGCTTCGTTTGGCGGTTGGCAATGAACACTTGGAG GTTGTGGAATTGCTACTTGATCGGTCAAATGCTGCCAGCATTCACGAGGCGCTTTTACAGGCCATTAGTGCCGGTCACGAACAAATTGCAGAAACAATATTAAAGCATCCAAAATACAGAGACGTCAGGCGGGAGAACAAGCGCTTTGGGGAGACGGATTACTTCTTTAATACAACCAGTGAGGACTCCCCTTTCTCCTCTGACATCACACCTTTAATTCTCGCCGCCGAGAGGAATCAGTTTGAGATTGTTCAGCTTTTGTTATTACGGGGGGAAACCATTAGGAAGCCCCACCACTACTATTGTAACTGCCAAGAATGTAGTAATAAGCTTGTCTTTGACCAGCTGCGATTAGCCAAAACTCGACTGAATGCGTACAGGGGGCTAGCCAGTAGTGCTTACATATCGCTATCTAGTAACGACCCCATACTGACAGCATTCGAACTCGCTAGAGAGCTTAGATGTGTTgcaaaagttgaaaaatattacaag AGTGAGTATTCAGCCTTAGCTGACCAGTTAAGTGAGTACGTGGTCCGGCTTCTGGATAAGGTCAGGGGTCATGATGAACTCGAAAAACTTCTGAATAAGAGGAAACGTGAGGCTAACGATGAAACATATGAGCAATTATCCAGACTGAAGTTGGCAATCCACTATAGTGAAAAGAAA TTTGTGGCCCATCCTAGTTGCCAACAGAAATTAGTCAGTATCTGGTATAACGATCTAAGGTCTATGGAGCGATCTAACTGGTTCTTCCGGTCACTTATGGTCCTCGGGGTCACCTCTATGTACCCTTTGCTAGCCATTCTCTACTGGTTCGCTCCACATTCTAAG gtaGGGCGTTTTCTAACGTATCCTTGCATCAAATTCATCGGTCACGCCATGTCCTTTGTCACCTTCCTGGTCATGATCCTGATTTCCAGTGCGGAGGGAACGACGGACCTCAGCCGTTTATCGTCGTTCCCAGGTCCCTATATGCACTACCTCTGGTATAAAAACCACAGCCGCTTAACACTACCTGAAGATTTCGTCGTCCGCACGTGTCGACCGGAACTCATACAGATTGGGCTTAGTTTATGGATAATAG GTATGCTTTGGCAGGAGATAAAACAAGTGTTCAGTGAGGGACTGTATGACTACTTTGATTCTCTGTATAATTACTTGGACGTCGCCGTGCTCACGCTTTACTTGTCGTCATTCACCTTGAAGTATGTCTGCATATGGAAG GTAAATGTAGCTTTGAAATACTTTGAGGCTCGTGATCCGTGGGAGAAGTTGTTAAGGAGTGATCAAACAGCTGCGAAACAGATGTACTGGATTATAGCAG ATAGATTTTACTGGGACTCTTTAGATCCCCACAACATAGCGGAAGGATTGTTTGCCATCGCAAATGTTATCAGTTTCACCCGAGTCTCTTACATCTTACCAGCCAATGAAATGTTCGGTCCCATGCAAATCTCTATAGCGCGAATGATGACG GACATTATGAAATTTTTAGCTATTTTTCTGGTGATTCTGATTGCCTTTATGGTGGGTCTACACAACCTTTACTGGTACTACCCAAAACAAGTTCGAGAGAAAGTAGAGTTTATGAAAAACAACATCACGGTGCGTGCAGAGGAAGCCTTTGGAAT ACCGGATAAGACGGTTCGGACAGTATTCTGGTCCCTGTTTGGGCGAGGGGACGCAACCATTGTAGAGTTGGATGAATTTAATCATATATTTACTCAGTATGTTGGATACTGGATATTTGGCGCCTACAACTGGTGCAGtgtcattgtactgttaaaCATGCTGATTGCAATGATGTCCAGGTCATTCGAAATCATCCAG GAAGACTCGGACACAGAATGGAAGTTTGCCCGCAGTAAGTTGTACATGGACTACATTAAGTCAGGTGCTACGTTACCCATTCCCTTCAACATGATTCCCTCTCCAAAGTCTGTATGGAAACTGTGTTCTCGAATAGGTAAATGTTTCTGTAAGAGTGAGACAGGGGATCTGAGACCACACCCGGGGCGGATCAAAGATGTGGAACTCTACGCCAACAGTCCAACAGCAACG TCATCTGGCTGGGATAGTTCTCAGACCTCGTACCAAGCAAATGGTATAAAGAGATTCCGGGAAAGAATGCAGACAACCAATGGTTTTGTAAGAAGTGACTCAGAGCCAAACTTGTTCGAGGAAAAGCTAACTTACAAG AGAGTTATGAAGAGGATTGTAAAACGGTATATATTTGACATGCAGAGAGAAAACGATAACAATGACG ATTTCGACGAAATAAAACAGGATATATCCAGCTTCCGATACgaaattttaaatcatttacaatctAGAGAGCAGGAAGGTAGACAATGCCGTGAAAAGATGGATGTGATGGAGCAGAAAATGAATCACCTAATGAAACAACAAACATTGCTGCTCAACAGTCTTAAAACAACAATCAGTGTAGACATTAATCAAAACGGTGGAAATCCTAATGACGTTAGAAGAAACAGTGATAACATTGATAACATATTAGGTTTGACAGCTCCCCCATTGTCAGAAAGTGCTTATTCTTCTTTAGAAGAACCATCAGGTGAGGATGAGTTCATCCAACAACTGTCTCAATCTAGAAACCAGTATTTAGAGGACATCCCGGAAGAGGAAGGGACGTCCCACCGGGACAGTCGTCTGAAGGTCAGATTGCGCTCTGACAGTCAGGACACTAATACGTCACCACGATTGTCACGTCAGCAATCTCTGGATGACGAAAACTACTCTACAGAAGATGTAATCGTTAATGTAATGGATGAAAATGACGTCAAAGGTTCTTTTGATGCGAAGCTGTGA
- the LOC125683255 gene encoding short transient receptor potential channel 7-like isoform X3, which yields MERRKYKYCALKRCSTFPTSSRSNDVSDSMPYKSHKDKKSLSRLNLAGEKSSSSKGPLSDLEEEFIFAAEFGDIPTVKRLLEEHPNFNVDFNDILGRTPLRLAVGNEHLEVVELLLDRSNAASIHEALLQAISAGHEQIAETILKHPKYRDVRRENKRFGETDYFFNTTSEDSPFSSDITPLILAAERNQFEIVQLLLLRGETIRKPHHYYCNCQECSNKLVFDQLRLAKTRLNAYRGLASSAYISLSSNDPILTAFELARELRCVAKVEKYYKSEYSALADQLSEYVVRLLDKVRGHDELEKLLNKRKREANDETYEQLSRLKLAIHYSEKKFVAHPSCQQKLVSIWYNDLRSMERSNWFFRSLMVLGVTSMYPLLAILYWFAPHSKVGRFLTYPCIKFIGHAMSFVTFLVMILISSAEGTTDLSRLSSFPGPYMHYLWYKNHSRLTLPEDFVVRTCRPELIQIGLSLWIIGMLWQEIKQVFSEGLYDYFDSLYNYLDVAVLTLYLSSFTLKYVCIWKVNVALKYFEARDPWEKLLRSDQTAAKQMYWIIADRFYWDSLDPHNIAEGLFAIANVISFTRVSYILPANEMFGPMQISIARMMTDIMKFLAIFLVILIAFMVGLHNLYWYYPKQVREKVEFMKNNITVRAEEAFGIPDKTVRTVFWSLFGRGDATIVELDEFNHIFTQYVGYWIFGAYNWCSVIVLLNMLIAMMSRSFEIIQEDSDTEWKFARSKLYMDYIKSGATLPIPFNMIPSPKSVWKLCSRIGKCFCKSETGDLRPHPGRIKDVELYANSPTATSSGWDSSQTSYQANGIKRFRERMQTTNGFVRSDSEPNLFEEKLTYKRVMKRIVKRYIFDMQRENDNNDDFDEIKQDISSFRYEILNHLQSREQEGRQCREKMDVMEQKMNHLMKQQTLLLNSLKTTISVDINQNGGNPNDVRRNSDNIDNILGLTAPPLSESAYSSLEEPSGEDEFIQQLSQSRNQYLEDIPEEEGTSHRDSRLKVRLRSDSQDTNTSPRLSRQQSLDDENYSTEDVIVNVMDENDVKGSFDAKL from the exons CATCTCGGAGCAATGATGTGAGCGACAGCATGCCATACAAATCACACAAGGACAAGAAGTCCCTATCTCGTCTGAACTTGGCCGGCGAAAAGTCCAGCAGCAGTAAAGGTCCG CTCTCAGACCTTGAAGAGGAATTTATTTTTGCGGCGGAGTTTGGTGACATTCCGACAGTAAAGCGGCTCTTAGAAGAACACCCAAACTTCAATGTAGATTTCAACGACATTCTTGGGCGCACTCCGCTTCGTTTGGCGGTTGGCAATGAACACTTGGAG GTTGTGGAATTGCTACTTGATCGGTCAAATGCTGCCAGCATTCACGAGGCGCTTTTACAGGCCATTAGTGCCGGTCACGAACAAATTGCAGAAACAATATTAAAGCATCCAAAATACAGAGACGTCAGGCGGGAGAACAAGCGCTTTGGGGAGACGGATTACTTCTTTAATACAACCAGTGAGGACTCCCCTTTCTCCTCTGACATCACACCTTTAATTCTCGCCGCCGAGAGGAATCAGTTTGAGATTGTTCAGCTTTTGTTATTACGGGGGGAAACCATTAGGAAGCCCCACCACTACTATTGTAACTGCCAAGAATGTAGTAATAAGCTTGTCTTTGACCAGCTGCGATTAGCCAAAACTCGACTGAATGCGTACAGGGGGCTAGCCAGTAGTGCTTACATATCGCTATCTAGTAACGACCCCATACTGACAGCATTCGAACTCGCTAGAGAGCTTAGATGTGTTgcaaaagttgaaaaatattacaag AGTGAGTATTCAGCCTTAGCTGACCAGTTAAGTGAGTACGTGGTCCGGCTTCTGGATAAGGTCAGGGGTCATGATGAACTCGAAAAACTTCTGAATAAGAGGAAACGTGAGGCTAACGATGAAACATATGAGCAATTATCCAGACTGAAGTTGGCAATCCACTATAGTGAAAAGAAA TTTGTGGCCCATCCTAGTTGCCAACAGAAATTAGTCAGTATCTGGTATAACGATCTAAGGTCTATGGAGCGATCTAACTGGTTCTTCCGGTCACTTATGGTCCTCGGGGTCACCTCTATGTACCCTTTGCTAGCCATTCTCTACTGGTTCGCTCCACATTCTAAG gtaGGGCGTTTTCTAACGTATCCTTGCATCAAATTCATCGGTCACGCCATGTCCTTTGTCACCTTCCTGGTCATGATCCTGATTTCCAGTGCGGAGGGAACGACGGACCTCAGCCGTTTATCGTCGTTCCCAGGTCCCTATATGCACTACCTCTGGTATAAAAACCACAGCCGCTTAACACTACCTGAAGATTTCGTCGTCCGCACGTGTCGACCGGAACTCATACAGATTGGGCTTAGTTTATGGATAATAG GTATGCTTTGGCAGGAGATAAAACAAGTGTTCAGTGAGGGACTGTATGACTACTTTGATTCTCTGTATAATTACTTGGACGTCGCCGTGCTCACGCTTTACTTGTCGTCATTCACCTTGAAGTATGTCTGCATATGGAAG GTAAATGTAGCTTTGAAATACTTTGAGGCTCGTGATCCGTGGGAGAAGTTGTTAAGGAGTGATCAAACAGCTGCGAAACAGATGTACTGGATTATAGCAG ATAGATTTTACTGGGACTCTTTAGATCCCCACAACATAGCGGAAGGATTGTTTGCCATCGCAAATGTTATCAGTTTCACCCGAGTCTCTTACATCTTACCAGCCAATGAAATGTTCGGTCCCATGCAAATCTCTATAGCGCGAATGATGACG GACATTATGAAATTTTTAGCTATTTTTCTGGTGATTCTGATTGCCTTTATGGTGGGTCTACACAACCTTTACTGGTACTACCCAAAACAAGTTCGAGAGAAAGTAGAGTTTATGAAAAACAACATCACGGTGCGTGCAGAGGAAGCCTTTGGAAT ACCGGATAAGACGGTTCGGACAGTATTCTGGTCCCTGTTTGGGCGAGGGGACGCAACCATTGTAGAGTTGGATGAATTTAATCATATATTTACTCAGTATGTTGGATACTGGATATTTGGCGCCTACAACTGGTGCAGtgtcattgtactgttaaaCATGCTGATTGCAATGATGTCCAGGTCATTCGAAATCATCCAG GAAGACTCGGACACAGAATGGAAGTTTGCCCGCAGTAAGTTGTACATGGACTACATTAAGTCAGGTGCTACGTTACCCATTCCCTTCAACATGATTCCCTCTCCAAAGTCTGTATGGAAACTGTGTTCTCGAATAGGTAAATGTTTCTGTAAGAGTGAGACAGGGGATCTGAGACCACACCCGGGGCGGATCAAAGATGTGGAACTCTACGCCAACAGTCCAACAGCAACG TCATCTGGCTGGGATAGTTCTCAGACCTCGTACCAAGCAAATGGTATAAAGAGATTCCGGGAAAGAATGCAGACAACCAATGGTTTTGTAAGAAGTGACTCAGAGCCAAACTTGTTCGAGGAAAAGCTAACTTACAAG AGAGTTATGAAGAGGATTGTAAAACGGTATATATTTGACATGCAGAGAGAAAACGATAACAATGACG ATTTCGACGAAATAAAACAGGATATATCCAGCTTCCGATACgaaattttaaatcatttacaatctAGAGAGCAGGAAGGTAGACAATGCCGTGAAAAGATGGATGTGATGGAGCAGAAAATGAATCACCTAATGAAACAACAAACATTGCTGCTCAACAGTCTTAAAACAACAATCAGTGTAGACATTAATCAAAACGGTGGAAATCCTAATGACGTTAGAAGAAACAGTGATAACATTGATAACATATTAGGTTTGACAGCTCCCCCATTGTCAGAAAGTGCTTATTCTTCTTTAGAAGAACCATCAGGTGAGGATGAGTTCATCCAACAACTGTCTCAATCTAGAAACCAGTATTTAGAGGACATCCCGGAAGAGGAAGGGACGTCCCACCGGGACAGTCGTCTGAAGGTCAGATTGCGCTCTGACAGTCAGGACACTAATACGTCACCACGATTGTCACGTCAGCAATCTCTGGATGACGAAAACTACTCTACAGAAGATGTAATCGTTAATGTAATGGATGAAAATGACGTCAAAGGTTCTTTTGATGCGAAGCTGTGA